The Gordonia sp. KTR9 genome contains a region encoding:
- a CDS encoding DUF1365 domain-containing protein, which yields MSTAPTERPLSTTSTAPALPALVDAEIGHSRITPLRHAFTYRTTSWLIDLDALPTLPRALRPFARFRPDDHFPEPATPGATLRDRLDAHLRGAGVEPPAGRVTALLSPRVAGYVFNPLSVFWCHDADGRLVYVVAEVHNTYGQRHCYVVHTDAAGRADVDKEFYVSPFNPVDGRYRLWLPEPAGRCVALSVTLERPGHRPFVASLSGTTTPATPRSVLSAQLRTPLAPIVVAARIRRHGIALWARRLPLVPRPDHPVSTTIALEEKVR from the coding sequence ATGAGCACCGCGCCGACGGAAAGACCCCTTTCCACGACATCGACCGCACCGGCCCTGCCGGCACTCGTCGACGCCGAGATCGGGCACTCGCGGATCACGCCGCTGCGACACGCGTTCACCTACCGGACCACGTCGTGGCTCATCGACCTCGATGCCCTCCCCACGCTGCCGCGCGCGTTGCGTCCGTTCGCCCGCTTCCGCCCCGACGACCACTTTCCCGAGCCCGCCACTCCCGGTGCGACACTTCGGGATCGGCTGGACGCGCACCTGCGTGGGGCGGGCGTCGAGCCACCGGCCGGACGGGTGACCGCGTTGCTGTCACCGCGAGTGGCCGGTTATGTGTTCAATCCGCTGAGCGTCTTCTGGTGCCACGACGCCGACGGCCGGCTCGTCTACGTCGTCGCCGAGGTCCACAACACCTATGGGCAGCGGCACTGCTACGTCGTGCACACCGACGCCGCCGGCCGGGCCGACGTGGACAAGGAGTTCTACGTCTCGCCGTTCAACCCGGTGGACGGCCGATACCGCCTCTGGCTGCCCGAGCCGGCCGGGCGGTGCGTCGCGCTGTCGGTCACCCTCGAACGTCCCGGCCACCGCCCGTTCGTCGCGTCCCTGTCGGGTACGACGACCCCCGCGACACCCCGGTCCGTCCTGTCCGCGCAGCTGCGAACGCCCTTGGCACCCATCGTCGTCGCCGCGCGGATCCGCCGTCACGGAATCGCCCTCTGGGCGCGCCGTCTGCCCCTTGTCCCCCGACCCGACCACCCCGTTTCCACCACCATCGCACTTGAGGAGAAGGTTCGATGA
- a CDS encoding helix-turn-helix domain-containing protein produces the protein MKPDNPGRARLDDVERAHLVDPSDASYRIGRWTPSPDLADLVRRFWVPVWWVPPGAEAPQRVLQYPVCLIVVSNTYARFYGVVTGLSETVLTGGGWAVGVMLTPGAGGLLTGDVGEWTDRHAELSEVFGRRGSDLERSVRSAMAVEPGLEETQRAATDRVEDWLRSYLPLDDDGRLINAIVEYVETDSTVTAVAQICERFHLTERSLQRLTRRRLGLTPKWLIQRRRLHEAAERLRERSGTLASLAADLSYADEAHFVRDFKTVTGMTPRTFSARFSQAGPGR, from the coding sequence ATGAAACCCGACAATCCGGGGCGGGCGCGGCTCGACGACGTCGAGCGCGCACACCTCGTCGACCCATCGGACGCGAGTTATCGCATCGGACGGTGGACGCCGAGCCCCGATCTCGCCGACCTGGTGCGTCGTTTCTGGGTTCCGGTGTGGTGGGTGCCGCCCGGGGCGGAGGCGCCGCAGCGCGTGCTGCAGTACCCCGTGTGCCTCATCGTCGTGAGCAACACCTACGCCCGCTTCTACGGCGTGGTGACCGGCTTGTCGGAGACGGTGCTGACGGGTGGAGGCTGGGCGGTCGGGGTCATGCTGACGCCGGGTGCCGGGGGGTTGTTGACCGGCGACGTCGGCGAGTGGACGGATCGGCACGCGGAACTGTCCGAGGTCTTCGGCCGGCGCGGCAGCGATCTCGAGCGGTCGGTGCGGTCGGCGATGGCCGTCGAACCCGGGCTCGAGGAGACCCAGCGCGCCGCGACCGACCGGGTCGAGGACTGGCTGCGGTCCTATCTCCCGCTCGACGACGACGGCCGGCTGATCAACGCGATCGTGGAGTACGTCGAGACCGACTCGACCGTCACGGCGGTCGCGCAGATCTGCGAGCGTTTCCACCTCACCGAACGCAGCCTGCAGCGGCTGACGCGGCGGCGCCTCGGCCTGACCCCCAAATGGCTGATCCAGCGTCGTCGTCTGCACGAGGCGGCCGAGCGACTGCGCGAACGGTCGGGAACCCTCGCCTCGCTCGCGGCGGATCTGTCCTACGCCGACGAGGCGCACTTCGTGCGTGACTTCAAGACCGTCACCGGCATGACCCCGCGGACGTTCTCGGCCCGGTTCTCCCAGGCCGGGCCCGGACGCTGA
- a CDS encoding dynamin family protein, with translation MTDIARVRALLEATRTALADDPRAQAELDVCAHRLYQPVRVALAGSLKAGKSTLLNALVGQDIAPTDATECTRVVTWYRNGRSPSVTAHVDDGRAVGIPVTRIDGRLGFDFGRLTAERVDHLDVEWPARALQSTTIVDTPGTASLSTELSASTLRLLTPDDGLSGVDAVVYLLRSLTATDTTMLRRIGSAIGGSSGPLGVIGVVSRADELGAGRMDAMISAHQIAGRFAGELERTGLCQAVVPVAGLLALAARTMREVEFRALAQLASTPGPDLEAALLTMDRFSRPDILPDIPADLRRSLAERFGAFGIRMAVTLIRFGATSSSALAAELVERSGLSELGAIIDTQFGQRADQLKSHSALVTMDHLLAASPSAGARDVRASVRRELADVHGFRELRLLSTIRAGGVDLPPDQTAEVTRLIGGSGIDPAARLGLPPTADVYTLRDAAIDSARVWRARAGHPLLPPSSASACQVAVRSAEGIVAQLGAAVRTGGNDGFSAGMP, from the coding sequence ATGACCGACATCGCCCGCGTCCGAGCACTTCTCGAGGCCACCCGCACCGCCCTCGCCGACGACCCGCGTGCACAGGCCGAACTCGACGTGTGCGCACACCGGTTGTACCAGCCGGTGCGGGTCGCGCTGGCCGGCTCGCTCAAGGCGGGGAAGTCGACTCTGCTGAATGCCCTTGTCGGACAGGACATCGCCCCCACCGATGCCACCGAGTGCACGCGGGTCGTCACCTGGTACCGCAACGGCCGGTCGCCGTCGGTCACCGCCCACGTCGACGACGGCCGCGCGGTCGGCATCCCGGTCACCCGCATCGACGGCCGGCTCGGCTTCGATTTCGGGCGCCTCACCGCCGAACGCGTCGACCACCTGGACGTCGAATGGCCGGCACGGGCGCTGCAGTCGACGACCATCGTCGACACCCCGGGCACGGCGTCGCTCTCGACCGAGCTGTCCGCGTCCACGCTTCGGCTCCTCACCCCCGACGACGGCCTGTCCGGCGTCGACGCCGTCGTCTACCTCCTGCGTTCACTGACCGCCACCGACACGACGATGCTGCGTCGTATCGGGTCCGCCATCGGCGGATCGTCGGGTCCGCTCGGCGTGATCGGCGTCGTCTCCCGGGCCGACGAACTCGGCGCCGGCCGGATGGACGCGATGATCTCGGCGCATCAGATCGCCGGGCGGTTCGCCGGTGAACTCGAACGCACCGGGCTCTGCCAGGCGGTCGTCCCGGTCGCGGGACTCCTGGCCCTCGCCGCCCGCACGATGCGGGAGGTCGAGTTCCGCGCGCTGGCACAGCTGGCGTCGACCCCGGGACCCGACCTCGAGGCGGCATTGCTGACCATGGACAGGTTCTCCCGGCCCGACATCCTGCCCGACATCCCGGCGGACCTGCGTCGTTCGCTGGCCGAACGCTTCGGCGCCTTCGGGATCCGGATGGCGGTCACGCTCATCCGCTTCGGCGCCACCTCGTCGTCGGCGCTGGCCGCCGAGCTCGTCGAGCGCAGCGGACTCTCCGAGTTGGGTGCCATCATCGACACCCAGTTCGGACAGCGCGCGGACCAGCTCAAATCCCATTCCGCTCTGGTGACGATGGATCATCTGCTGGCCGCGTCACCGTCGGCGGGAGCCCGCGACGTCCGCGCCTCGGTCCGTCGGGAACTCGCCGACGTGCACGGGTTCCGCGAATTGCGCCTGCTCAGCACCATCCGGGCCGGTGGCGTCGACCTTCCCCCCGACCAGACCGCCGAGGTCACCCGACTCATCGGCGGTTCGGGTATCGACCCCGCGGCCCGGCTCGGGCTGCCACCGACCGCCGATGTGTACACGCTGCGCGACGCCGCCATCGACTCCGCGCGTGTCTGGCGGGCACGTGCCGGCCACCCGCTCCTACCGCCGTCATCGGCGTCGGCGTGTCAGGTCGCGGTGCGCAGCGCGGAGGGCATCGTCGCGCAACTGGGTGCGGCCGTCCGGACCGGTGGCAACGACGGGTTCAGCGCAGGGATGCCGTGA
- a CDS encoding DUF779 domain-containing protein — translation MTAEQSVPDRVVATDSAVQLLTKLSELHGGLMIHQSGGCCDGSAPMCYPVGEYRVGQRDVLVGEIELPEPIPAVRVWINGDQFELWKHTQLILDVVKGRGAGFSLEAPEGVRFLSRARTFTDEENEVLAASPPLTGATAGP, via the coding sequence ATGACCGCCGAGCAGAGTGTTCCTGATCGCGTGGTCGCCACAGACTCCGCCGTGCAGCTCCTGACCAAGTTGTCGGAGCTGCACGGCGGCCTCATGATCCACCAGTCCGGTGGGTGCTGTGACGGCTCGGCCCCGATGTGTTACCCGGTCGGGGAGTACCGCGTGGGCCAGCGGGATGTGCTGGTCGGCGAGATCGAACTCCCCGAACCCATCCCGGCCGTCAGGGTCTGGATCAACGGCGACCAGTTCGAGCTGTGGAAGCACACCCAGCTGATCCTCGACGTCGTGAAGGGTCGCGGCGCCGGGTTCAGCCTCGAAGCACCGGAAGGAGTCCGTTTCCTCTCGCGTGCACGGACTTTCACCGACGAGGAGAACGAGGTCCTGGCGGCGTCCCCGCCGCTGACGGGGGCCACCGCCGGCCCCTAG
- a CDS encoding class I SAM-dependent methyltransferase yields MSIPIRHPGLPDHASVDSTRWPDVAAPPVGRTVSTRARAAEHLFRRATDRLDIRIEYPDGTLGGLRHSVVQPRMIVRRPDALWRRIGSGGLIGFGEAFMAGDWTTDDLVGVLTAFAERPGDLVPRPLQWLRAAALPKHPLSEHNTAANTRRNIARHYDLSNDLFASFLDDTMSYSSALFDQPLRGSDRPAWSDLATAQHRKIDRLLDLAGVGPGTRLLEIGTGWGELCLRAAARGATVRSVTLSSEQRDLARTRVEAAGHADRVQIDLLDYRQVDGTYDAVVSVEMIEAVGQRYWPAYFQTIDRVLAPGGRVAVQAITMPHDRLMASRNTYTWVHKYIFPGGQLTSIPGLRAVAAGSTSLRLTETGAMGRHYAETLRLWRERFRGNADEVLRLGFDQTFLRMWQFYLAYSEAGFRSGYLDVHQLLFTREVAGTGDGPTGRSPR; encoded by the coding sequence ATGAGCATCCCCATCCGCCATCCCGGCCTACCCGACCACGCGTCCGTCGACAGCACGCGCTGGCCCGACGTCGCCGCTCCGCCCGTGGGACGAACGGTGTCCACGCGCGCCCGGGCCGCCGAGCATCTGTTCCGCCGGGCCACCGACCGTCTCGACATCCGGATCGAATACCCGGATGGCACTCTCGGAGGACTCCGTCACTCCGTCGTGCAGCCGCGGATGATCGTCCGCCGCCCCGATGCACTCTGGCGCCGGATCGGGTCCGGGGGACTCATCGGATTCGGCGAGGCGTTCATGGCCGGCGACTGGACCACCGACGACCTCGTCGGCGTCCTGACCGCCTTCGCCGAACGCCCCGGTGATCTCGTCCCGCGGCCGCTGCAGTGGTTGCGGGCGGCCGCGCTCCCGAAACATCCACTGTCCGAGCACAACACGGCTGCGAACACGCGACGCAACATCGCCCGGCACTACGACCTGTCGAACGATCTGTTCGCGTCCTTCCTCGACGACACGATGAGCTACTCGAGCGCTCTGTTCGACCAGCCGCTGCGGGGTTCGGACCGGCCCGCATGGTCCGACCTCGCCACCGCACAGCATCGGAAGATCGACCGGCTCCTCGACCTGGCCGGAGTCGGGCCCGGCACCCGGCTGCTCGAGATCGGCACCGGATGGGGAGAACTGTGCCTGCGCGCCGCGGCGCGCGGCGCCACCGTCCGATCGGTGACCCTGTCCTCCGAGCAACGCGACCTCGCACGAACGAGGGTCGAGGCAGCCGGCCACGCCGACCGCGTGCAGATCGACCTGCTCGACTATCGCCAGGTCGACGGTACCTACGACGCGGTGGTGTCGGTCGAGATGATCGAGGCCGTCGGCCAGAGGTATTGGCCGGCCTATTTCCAGACCATCGATCGGGTCCTCGCACCGGGAGGACGCGTCGCCGTCCAGGCGATCACGATGCCCCACGACCGGCTCATGGCCTCTCGCAACACCTACACCTGGGTGCACAAGTACATCTTCCCGGGCGGACAACTGACGTCGATTCCCGGTCTGCGAGCGGTCGCCGCCGGCTCCACCTCCCTACGCCTCACCGAGACCGGTGCCATGGGCCGGCACTACGCGGAGACGCTCCGACTGTGGCGCGAACGCTTCCGCGGCAACGCCGACGAGGTGCTGCGCCTCGGCTTCGACCAGACCTTCCTGCGGATGTGGCAGTTCTATCTCGCGTACTCCGAGGCGGGCTTCCGGTCCGGGTACCTCGACGTCCATCAGCTCCTCTTCACCCGCGAAGTCGCCGGCACGGGTGACGGTCCGACGGGCCGGTCACCGCGATGA
- a CDS encoding NAD(P)/FAD-dependent oxidoreductase: MTLTTGPDEGPRSIAVIGSGVAGLTAAHVLSMQATVTLFEADSRLGGHAHTHLLDLPSGPLAVDSGFIVHNDRTYPTLIRLFDELGVATLDTDMSMSVSSTVTGLEYAGALGASGLFPTPRNLTRGRYLVMLGEVVRFHRAARRVLDDPRADVPLAHFVEREGFSEYFRDNFLLPLVAAVWSCDEQTAADYPARYLFAFLEHHGMLTVFGSPTWRTVAGGSIRYVEAVADGIATRGGRIRRGSPVRHVATTDAGVEVGVGELPVEMFDAAVVATHPHQALSMLAAPTPQQREVLSAIQYLPKPAVLHSDTSLMPRARRAWASWNYQIRNDSSASEIAVTYDLTRLMRLPDTAPRMLVTLGRTDLVDPSTVHAEMQYEHPIYTTESVAAQSRLADIGTDRLAFAGAYHGWGFHEDGAASGARAAARLGVSWEQTTPPVPA; encoded by the coding sequence ATGACACTCACGACCGGCCCCGACGAGGGGCCGAGATCCATCGCCGTGATCGGCAGTGGAGTTGCGGGCCTGACCGCCGCCCACGTCCTGTCCATGCAGGCGACGGTGACCCTGTTCGAGGCGGATTCGCGACTCGGTGGTCATGCGCACACGCATCTGCTCGACCTGCCGTCCGGTCCGCTGGCCGTCGACTCGGGCTTCATCGTCCACAACGACCGCACCTATCCGACGCTGATCCGGTTGTTCGACGAGCTGGGTGTGGCCACCCTCGACACCGACATGTCGATGTCGGTGTCGTCGACGGTCACCGGCCTCGAGTACGCGGGCGCGCTCGGGGCGTCGGGACTGTTCCCGACTCCGCGCAATCTCACCCGTGGGCGCTACCTGGTGATGCTCGGCGAGGTCGTGCGGTTCCATCGCGCGGCACGTCGCGTGCTCGACGATCCGCGAGCCGACGTGCCTCTCGCACACTTCGTCGAGCGCGAGGGCTTCTCCGAGTACTTCCGCGACAACTTCCTGCTGCCACTGGTGGCCGCGGTGTGGTCGTGCGATGAGCAGACCGCTGCGGACTATCCCGCGCGCTACCTGTTCGCGTTCCTCGAGCATCACGGCATGCTCACCGTTTTCGGTTCGCCCACCTGGCGAACGGTGGCCGGGGGGTCGATCCGCTACGTCGAGGCGGTCGCCGACGGAATCGCCACACGTGGTGGGCGGATTCGTCGTGGTTCGCCCGTCCGGCATGTGGCGACGACCGATGCGGGCGTCGAGGTCGGCGTCGGCGAGCTTCCGGTCGAGATGTTCGACGCCGCGGTCGTCGCCACCCATCCGCACCAGGCGTTGTCGATGCTGGCCGCTCCGACACCCCAGCAGCGCGAAGTCCTGAGCGCGATCCAGTACCTGCCGAAACCTGCTGTGCTGCACTCGGACACCTCGCTGATGCCACGGGCCCGTCGGGCATGGGCGTCGTGGAACTACCAGATCCGCAACGATTCGTCGGCGTCCGAGATCGCGGTCACCTACGACCTGACCCGGCTGATGCGTCTACCCGACACCGCGCCGCGGATGCTCGTCACCCTTGGTCGGACGGACCTCGTGGACCCGTCGACGGTGCACGCCGAGATGCAGTACGAGCACCCGATCTACACCACCGAATCCGTTGCCGCGCAGTCCCGCTTGGCCGACATCGGGACCGATCGGCTGGCTTTCGCCGGCGCCTACCACGGGTGGGGCTTCCACGAGGACGGCGCGGCGTCGGGCGCCCGTGCGGCGGCGCGTCTCGGGGTGAGCTGGGAGCAGACCACCCCGCCGGTGCCGGCATGA
- the exaC gene encoding acetaldehyde dehydrogenase ExaC has product MTVFAKPGADGSVMSYESRYDNWIGGQWTPPVKGQYFENPSPVDGKVFCEVARSTAEDIDLALDAAHKAAPGWGKTPVAERSLALLRIADRMEENLEKLAVAETWDNGKAVRETLAADLPLAVDHFRYFAGALRAQEGSISEVDEDTVAYHFHEPLGVVGQIIPWNFPILMAVWKLAPALAAGNAVVLKPAEQTPASILYLVSLISDLLPAGVLNVVNGFGVEAGKPLASSNRIRKIAFTGETTTGRLIMQYASENLIPVTLELGGKSPNIFFNDVMSADDGFLDRALEGFSMFALNQGEVCTCPSRALIQQDIYDEFIAKAVDRVEKIKQGNPLDTDTMMGAQASNDQFEKISSYLAIGRDEGAEVLIGGEAAELDGDLAGGFYIKPTVFQGNNKMRIFQEEIFGPVLAVTTFKDFADAMHIANDTLYGLGAGVWSRDGATAYRAGREIQAGRVWTNTYHDYPAHAAFGGYKQSGIGRENHLMMLEHYQQTKNLLVGYAQSAKGFF; this is encoded by the coding sequence ATGACCGTCTTCGCAAAGCCGGGTGCCGATGGATCGGTGATGAGCTACGAGTCTCGTTACGACAACTGGATCGGCGGACAGTGGACCCCGCCGGTGAAGGGGCAGTACTTCGAGAACCCGTCGCCGGTCGACGGCAAGGTGTTCTGCGAGGTCGCGCGTTCGACGGCCGAGGACATCGACCTCGCGCTCGACGCCGCGCACAAGGCCGCACCCGGGTGGGGCAAGACCCCCGTCGCCGAGCGCTCGCTGGCCCTGCTCCGCATCGCCGACCGCATGGAGGAGAACCTCGAGAAGCTGGCTGTCGCAGAGACCTGGGACAACGGCAAGGCAGTCCGCGAGACCCTCGCCGCCGACCTCCCGCTGGCCGTCGACCACTTCCGCTACTTCGCCGGCGCGCTGCGCGCCCAGGAGGGTTCGATCTCCGAGGTCGACGAGGACACCGTCGCCTACCACTTCCACGAGCCGCTCGGCGTCGTCGGCCAGATCATCCCCTGGAACTTCCCGATCCTGATGGCCGTGTGGAAGCTGGCTCCCGCCCTCGCCGCGGGCAACGCGGTGGTGCTCAAGCCCGCCGAGCAGACACCCGCGTCGATCCTGTACCTGGTCAGCCTGATCAGCGACCTGCTCCCCGCCGGAGTCCTGAACGTGGTCAACGGATTCGGTGTCGAGGCGGGCAAGCCGCTCGCGTCGAGTAACCGCATCCGCAAGATCGCGTTCACCGGTGAGACCACGACCGGCCGGCTCATCATGCAGTACGCGTCGGAGAACCTGATCCCGGTCACCCTCGAACTCGGCGGCAAGAGCCCCAACATCTTCTTCAACGACGTGATGTCCGCCGACGACGGGTTCCTCGACCGTGCGCTGGAGGGCTTCTCGATGTTCGCGCTCAACCAGGGGGAGGTGTGCACCTGCCCCAGTCGCGCGCTGATCCAGCAGGACATCTACGACGAGTTCATCGCCAAGGCCGTCGACCGCGTCGAAAAGATCAAGCAGGGCAACCCCCTCGACACCGACACGATGATGGGCGCGCAGGCCTCCAACGATCAGTTCGAGAAGATCTCCTCCTACCTCGCCATCGGCAGGGACGAGGGCGCCGAGGTGCTGATCGGCGGCGAGGCGGCCGAGCTCGACGGCGACCTGGCCGGCGGCTTCTACATCAAACCGACTGTCTTCCAGGGCAACAACAAGATGCGCATCTTCCAGGAAGAGATCTTCGGTCCGGTCCTTGCGGTCACCACCTTCAAGGACTTCGCCGACGCCATGCACATCGCCAACGACACGCTCTACGGACTCGGCGCCGGTGTCTGGAGCCGCGACGGTGCGACCGCATACCGCGCGGGCCGCGAGATCCAGGCCGGCCGCGTCTGGACGAACACCTATCACGACTACCCGGCACACGCCGCCTTCGGTGGTTACAAGCAGTCCGGTATCGGCCGCGAGAACCACCTGATGATGCTCGAGCACTACCAGCAGACCAAGAACCTCCTGGTCGGATACGCTCAGAGTGCCAAAGGTTTCTTCTGA
- a CDS encoding YccF domain-containing protein produces MKTILNVIWLVLCGLWMAIGYVVAGIICCILIITIPFGIASFRMASYALWPFGRTVVRKPTAGVASTIGNIIWIIVAGLWLAIGHITTGLAMCLTIIGIPLGIASFKMVPVSLLPLGAEIVPTDQQMPGGTPVRM; encoded by the coding sequence ATGAAGACCATCCTCAACGTCATCTGGCTCGTGCTGTGCGGACTGTGGATGGCGATCGGCTACGTCGTCGCGGGCATCATCTGCTGCATCTTGATCATCACCATCCCGTTCGGCATCGCGTCGTTCCGGATGGCGAGCTACGCGCTCTGGCCCTTCGGCCGAACCGTCGTCCGCAAGCCGACCGCGGGCGTGGCGTCGACGATCGGCAACATCATCTGGATCATCGTGGCCGGCCTGTGGCTCGCGATCGGTCACATCACGACCGGCCTGGCCATGTGCCTCACCATCATCGGCATCCCGCTCGGCATCGCGAGTTTCAAGATGGTGCCGGTGTCGCTGCTGCCGCTGGGCGCCGAGATCGTCCCGACCGATCAGCAGATGCCGGGTGGTACGCCGGTGCGGATGTGA
- a CDS encoding GAF domain-containing protein gives MTDAATVATRIRRAYEDFLSGVNPPADAVRSIVRESWARSLTRGVDPSEAAPDGDRASAMSPDEFAAYRAAHPITAVRPLVQSLMVEAIADTGVVVALTDQAGRLLWIEGDTAARDRAGHINFVEGSVWSEEVVGTNAPGLALAVDRGVQVVGPEHFAGPVQEWSCAAAPVHDPLTGHVIGVVDVTGGREVAAPFALAAVRSVVAAVERELRAGAVDLADPSTFEPALGPRAAAHLTVLGDGSGRWHRTADGSGARTLSRRHAEILVLLQAFPEGLNTEQLALKLAEDGVDPVTVRAEISRLRRDLGADVLASRPYRLTLDITSDVDDLRSRIASGSDLVSVVDDLGRGGLLAESSAPGIVEIFEELREDLRSRLFATGDVAALRRWTSSTHGRDDLAAWRRLEHRLPVGDPDRAVVGGRIRLLDKRYGA, from the coding sequence ATGACTGACGCGGCTACGGTGGCCACGCGCATCCGCCGGGCATACGAGGACTTCCTCTCCGGTGTCAACCCACCGGCGGATGCGGTCCGTTCGATCGTCCGCGAGTCGTGGGCGAGGTCGCTGACCAGGGGCGTCGACCCGAGCGAGGCAGCGCCCGACGGCGATCGTGCGTCCGCGATGTCACCCGACGAGTTCGCCGCCTATCGAGCCGCCCACCCCATCACCGCGGTCCGGCCGCTGGTGCAATCGCTGATGGTCGAAGCGATCGCCGACACCGGGGTCGTCGTCGCGCTGACCGACCAGGCCGGACGGCTGCTGTGGATCGAGGGCGACACCGCCGCCCGTGACCGTGCCGGGCACATCAACTTCGTCGAGGGCTCGGTGTGGAGCGAGGAGGTGGTCGGCACCAACGCCCCCGGCCTCGCGCTGGCCGTCGATCGGGGCGTGCAGGTCGTCGGACCCGAACACTTCGCCGGGCCGGTGCAGGAGTGGAGCTGCGCGGCAGCCCCCGTGCACGATCCGCTGACCGGGCACGTGATCGGTGTCGTCGACGTGACCGGCGGGCGTGAGGTCGCGGCGCCGTTCGCGCTGGCAGCCGTCCGGTCGGTGGTCGCGGCCGTCGAGCGTGAACTGCGGGCGGGCGCCGTCGACCTCGCCGACCCGTCCACTTTCGAACCGGCTCTCGGGCCCCGGGCCGCAGCGCATCTCACCGTCCTCGGCGACGGTTCGGGACGCTGGCACCGCACCGCCGACGGATCGGGCGCCCGCACCTTGTCGCGTCGGCATGCGGAGATACTCGTTCTGCTGCAAGCCTTTCCCGAGGGACTGAACACCGAGCAACTCGCACTGAAGCTGGCCGAGGACGGAGTCGACCCGGTGACCGTGCGGGCCGAGATCTCCCGGCTCCGCCGCGATCTCGGCGCCGACGTCCTCGCCAGCCGGCCCTACCGGCTCACCCTCGACATCACGTCCGACGTCGATGACCTCCGGTCGCGTATCGCGTCGGGGTCGGACCTCGTGTCGGTCGTCGACGACCTCGGCCGCGGCGGGCTGCTCGCCGAATCGAGTGCACCGGGGATCGTCGAGATCTTCGAGGAACTGCGAGAGGACCTGCGGTCGCGTCTCTTCGCGACCGGCGACGTCGCAGCACTGCGCCGGTGGACCTCGTCGACGCACGGACGCGACGACCTGGCGGCGTGGCGTCGCCTCGAACACCGCCTGCCCGTCGGCGATCCCGACCGCGCCGTCGTGGGTGGACGCATCCGGCTCCTCGACAAGCGGTACGGGGCCTGA
- a CDS encoding maleylpyruvate isomerase family mycothiol-dependent enzyme, which produces MTAINDTSPLLDHYARLADGFAAVLDASPADTWTANSPCEGWTGRDVVGHVIDTQREFFARHDVDLGPAPSLDDPAAAWHTHRDTIAGLLADPAVGDRAFDGHFGPTTIGETLIRFYGFDMIAHRWDIARAAGTEHRFTDDELSEMETAVEGFGDALYSEGVCRKVEIPAGADRQTTLLARLGRVAT; this is translated from the coding sequence ATGACCGCAATCAACGACACCTCACCATTGCTCGACCACTACGCCCGCCTCGCCGACGGATTCGCCGCCGTCCTCGACGCCTCACCCGCGGACACCTGGACCGCGAACTCCCCGTGCGAGGGATGGACCGGCCGCGACGTCGTCGGCCACGTCATCGACACCCAGCGCGAGTTCTTCGCGCGCCACGACGTCGATCTCGGGCCCGCACCCTCGCTCGACGACCCCGCCGCAGCCTGGCACACCCATCGCGACACCATCGCGGGTCTGCTCGCCGACCCGGCCGTCGGCGACCGCGCCTTCGACGGCCACTTCGGACCGACCACCATCGGCGAGACCCTCATCCGCTTCTACGGTTTCGACATGATCGCCCATCGCTGGGACATCGCCCGTGCCGCCGGGACAGAGCATCGTTTCACCGACGACGAGCTGTCCGAGATGGAGACGGCCGTCGAGGGTTTCGGTGACGCGCTCTATTCCGAAGGAGTGTGTCGCAAGGTCGAGATCCCCGCCGGCGCCGACCGTCAGACCACCCTCCTCGCGCGGCTGGGTCGCGTCGCGACCTGA